The Pungitius pungitius chromosome 14, fPunPun2.1, whole genome shotgun sequence genome contains the following window.
CCGGCTGCTCAGGTGCTGCACGGCTCCCACCGGCCGCTGCCGTATCGAGAGCGGGACAAGGGCGtcgcggcggcggcgtcctccAGCTCGTCCAGCCCGGACAGAGACTGCATGAGCTCCTTGAACTATGAGGAGTACctggcacagcagcagcacctcctcACGCAGGGAGGACCGACCACCCCCCACAAAATCTACCCCAAGATCTACACTGACattcacacgcacacccacTCCCACGTGGACGGGAAAGTACATCAGCATCAACACATTCATTTTCAGTGTTAgccccagtgcccccccccccaccaccaccaccaccaccaccaactgCTCCAACATCTCAGAGGGACAATGAGCTCTGGACTCAGGAGCAGCCCCTGAACATCATTCCCCCAGCTCTCTGAAAACTGTTTGGAGACGGTGCCTGAAGAAAAACAGCAATGGCCAGTGatacacaccttttttttttttacacaaccaAACTTCCATAATcggtgcttctttttttttttatgtcagatTCTCACACCACTAAAGTCCATTTATCCTTGTTGTGcacttaatacaaaaaaaggacaCTGTTGAGTGTTTAATCAAAGCTATTCAAGCTGgctgaaaggtttttcttttcttttccctacTTGAGGTGCAAAATGGAGGTGAGGTTTTACCTTTCACGTATTCAGCTGTCGGAGTGCAGGGGCTCCGTATGCTCTGTCTGGTAATGAGGACAAGAATGGTCCACAAGATTTACAAAAGGGGCTGCTTTGGTGCCCCTACTCAGGTTGTCTTTGTTAAAGATGCATAATGTTTGGAACGCTGACCACTATCCTTTTCCTTTCTCCATCCCTCACCTGTGTTCCCTGGTGTAAGTGAGAGTAGACCGGTGGGTTATTACAGCTCTTTTAGTGGCATGGAAACCTCCAAGGGACGGAAGAATTTCATTTCCATATTAActcaattgtttgtttttttcttcattttaacttTATGGCAGGTTCCCATTTTCAGTCAGTAGCATGTTGATCAAAACCAGCAGAGGATGCCACCTTATTTAACCACAGTTTATAAAGCTGTAGTCATTTATAATCAAATTGATTCTtggatatttaatttattttgctaaatgtatcaaaatgttatttttcagaGTACGGAGTTTTACACATTTATGAAATGTTATTAAAGTATACTGTTGTTTAGTACATTGAGTACTTTGTCAGTTTAATCACATTTACGTCATTACAATCGTGTATTTTGTGTACAGCTCAAAACTGATGGTTCAGTAGTTTAATTAAAttacatgaaaacacaacagctACATTCTGAGAAAAAAGGCATGATATTCAGAGTAGTTTTCAGTCAGCTTTCTTTTGAGCGAGCTGAAGTGTCCACAGAGGGCAGCCAGCAGTGGGATGAATAACTGAATAGAGACAAGAGCAGTCTCAGTGCTTTTTAGATGAGTGATGGCCCCTGCAAGACTACACCGAGTGACCAACATCGCCTCCCATTTAAGTGactccaccgccccccccgcccccggtcCGCACTACCACCACCTCATTCAACTCCAATCTAGGTAGGATTTCCTTTCACCAGTTAGGAAGTGCATTGTGATGTGATGGCTTAGGAGAGAAGGGGAGCATTGTATCAGGTaagctttgttttgttgcattacAGGGAATGAATGAGCTTTGGCTCCAGACGGATGAGGGACAAGTGCATCTGATCGCTTTGTTTGAAGTAAGTATGCAGAGAACATCATTGTTTGGGTTCAAAAAGAGACATGACTTAATCCAAAACGTCGTGGGTCAAGGTTAATGCAAagactgccccctggtggttaTTTGTCATGCAGACAGACTCTTTATTACAAAGTCGCTAAAACGTGTAAATCATctttattaactttttttacagtaacactgaCAAAGACGAACAAAGTACACAAGAATGATCTTGaatgtaatgaaaaaaatatacagtatttacaaATGAGCTTAACCCTTCTGGACTTTGGTGATGAGTTCGTCACAAAGTTTGGTGAGCTCTTCAGCCTCCTTCACCTGTACAAATAAAAGATCACATTTCAGGTCTCATCGTCAATACATCTGGAAATGCCCTCCAATTAAAATCTCCACTCACCTTCTGATCCAGGCTCTTCTCCAGCGACTGCGCCTTCAGCTGCTCCCGTCGCAGCTGAGCCTGAAGCGCAGAGACCTCCGCCTTGTTCTTGGACCGCACCTCAGCGATCTCTTCATTTGCACTAGAGGGACGATGAGTGTCAGTCAGACACAGCCGGTCTTGCAATTTTATACTTTTGACGCGTTAATCAAATTTCTTACAGAGAAATTTTCTCCTCAGCATGAGCTTTAAGGGTATGGTAGCGGTGCTCTTCCTTCTTGATCCTTGTCAAATAGTCCTGAGCGCACGCTTTCAGGATCTCTTCATTCTGGGGGAATGTTACAGAAAACCATTTAGCAATCGAACCACCACAGCTTAATAAATAGGCCGTGTTTCTGAGGGTCATAAAAACCCACATACGGTCGTTTTCTAACCTTTTTGTAGCCCTCAACGACACCCTTGTACTTCTCCAGTCTCTTGAACAGGTCGGAGAAAGATCTCTCCATGGCGTTCAGGTCACTGGACAcctgctccttctccagcaGAGCCTCGTCAAGCTTCACCTGGGCCAGATCCTTCTCTTTCTCGTGATCAGCTAAAGAAAATCTATATTATAATACATTCATCTAAAATCCTTGAGAAGtgtatttcatgtaatttatatttattgacATACTCTGCATTCTCGCCATCACAAGCTCAAATTCCGCAATGATTTTCCTGTGAAAAAACAAGTCGCCAATTTTAGTCAGACGAACattgtattaaaatgaacacaatttAACTCAACCCAGCTTACCTCATTTCTTGAACATCATGAAGTTTCTTATTATACTTTTCACTCCATtgctcctctttttcctttccCTGTTTGATAAAGatacatattcatttttagtaatggactttttaaaaacaggaaagaTATCTACAGTATTCAGAGACATAAATTGTAAAGGGTTATATTTTACATAACTAAATATGtacaaaatcatttattttgttttaagaaTAGACTGAGTGGTTAAAACAGTTATGCTTACAACTGCTACTGAACACTCTGCGGTCCATCTCCATCTAATTATCTCcaatttttaatcaaaaaaGATTTGAGATTGTTTGGAAAACCAATGAAACCACAAAGTgatttttttggtgtgttttctgaTCAAATAGACTGAAACAACAAGACTTCAAAAAGGTAAACCTCTCCCACTTCTGTTTGAATCATAAAATTGGGTGGGACATACTTCTGCCAGGACCCTGGCGATGGCTGCGTCCATATCTTTCTGACTGTACTTCAGCACTTCGATAATGGCCTCCTCTGTGTTCACTGGCTGGGGGAAAGTAGCCTGGATGACAGCAGATGCATGTTGAATATATAGAttttattttggagaaaaaGTAAATGATCATTTCCAGAAGGACTTACTGGTGCATCAAAGAGTTTGAAATCATCCTTTTGTTGTCCGCTTGCAGGCTTTTCTGCCACCTGTGGAGTTTCCAGCCTGAGTTGAGGAGCAAACAAAAACTTGTTTAAGGATTTTGTGTCAGACAAACCCAGCTCCAACAtttacaacagcagcagccagtgGGTGGAAGCAGAAGTATTTCATACCGTGACACAAAGGCAACGGGGCGGGAGACGTCGCCGTGAGCAACGGGGCCTGCAGCCTTCTTGGGGCTCTCTCTCATCAGAGGGTCAAATTTAAGGTACAAGGATTGTTTCCTCAATGCGGATTCCTTGAACTGTTGGCACATttgttttatatacatttgaatATGCTTAGGTCAGGCATTGACAATCAAAGAAATCGAGTCAACATGAATGCAGTAAACACTTACATTGCTGGACCCAAACTGTTCGAGGTAATCGATCTGCCCATCCAAGTCATTGGCCATAACTAGAGATAAAGACCATAgattaatgtgggggggggagggggggagggggggagaaggtaCACAATGGAAACTACTAAACATGTACTCATTTCCAATGTTTACTTACACAAATTTCCAGGAACAAACTCATTATTGAACTCTGACATGGCGGTGTGCGACTTCTGCTCCGGCTGACACAGTTCAACACCAGGAAGACTCTGCGAGGGTCGTTCAGCTTCAAGGAGAAATCCGCTGTCTTGCTGAGAAGGAGTCTTAGTGTCTGCGTATTCGGCAGTCTGTCATTCCAGGaaggtaaaataaatgtttttgtaaaagcACTCCCACCCACAAGGCACAAGTTACATGGATTAGGATTGTGCCAAAGTGCCGTACCTGCCTCCCTGCCCTCTCGGGTTGGACACTCTCTGCAGCGCTAAGGAGGGCAAAAGCAAACAGAAATTAAGTGATGCAGGGAAATCTAGAGTTCACTGCAAATAAATACTTAATGCACtctagatttaaaaaatgtaaaataaaaaaaaaaggcacacataCCATGCTGAAGATACAGCGTCCTTCTGAACCGGCCTGTCCGCCTGCTCTGGAATGGAAGCTTCCATGAGCACGGGGCCGGATTTCTTGCCGCACATTGAAGAGTCGTTCACGCTTGCTTTAGTCCCAAAGGGATTGTAGTTTGGCTCATCCAACTTGTCAAAGTCAAACGAGTAGGACGCAGTGGGAACGGGAACGCCAGCGGCATCCGGCCGCGCCGGCGATCCCTTCGGCGGTTTGGCGTCACACGCCGGCTTCCCCTCTACGGGTTTCACCCCCGCTGGCCTTTTGCCAAATTTCTTGGGCGGGGGTCTCCGTTTGACCTCCCTGCCGTCGTCGAAATTAAACTCTAGTTTGACGGCTCCCTCCTTGATTGGGGCATCCGCTGGCGGAGCCACTGCGGGTTCCTTCACAGGCAGAATAGGCCCCTCTTGAGTCACCCCAGGTATGACAACACCGGTGGGTTGATTTTGCTTAATCTGCGCCTCCTCATCGTGGGGGGAGACGCCTGGCGCTGTCCTCACAGGCGAATTCTGGATTTTAGAGCGGCCGGTGTGGAAAGGATCGACTGCGTCGAGGTTGTCAAAGTCCACGGTGTAAGCGCCTTTCGCCGGGAGTGGGGCCTCTTCCACAAAACTGCCAGACGCTTTGTCTTGGTGGACAGCAGGAGACATTTTAGCAGGCTCCCTTTCCTCCGGCGTGGCGGTGCATACACCTCGAACCTCGTCTGCCGGGGCCGTCCCCTCCACGACCGCACTGCCGTCACTGGGGAAGTCGATCGGTTGCGGCGCCGCTTGAGGCAGCGCAGGCGCCTCCGCCACGGTAGGTTCAGCTTCTTTTTTCTGGGTCTCAACAGGTGGGTGAGCGTTTGGCACTTTCCTCTCCAGGACGGGTGAATTTGGGATTTTAGAGCCACCGGTTTGGAAAGGATCGACCGCGTCAAGGTTGTCAAAATCCACCGCGTAAGCGCCTTTCACCAGCAGAGGGGAGTCTTTATCTTGACGCACGGTGGGAGACGTTTGAGCAGGACGAGTTTCCCCTGGTGCGGTGGTGCATGAATCTCGTACCTCGTCTCCCGGGGCCGTCCCCTCTGTGACCACACTGCCGTCAGTGGAGAAGTCGACCAGTTCCAGTGTTGCTTGAGCCAGCTCAGGCCCGTCTACCACATCGGTAGGTTCAGTTTCCTTTTTCTGTGTCTCCTCAACAGGCGGGTGGCCGTGTGGCACGGTCCTCTCCGGGACCGGTGAATTTGGGATTTTGGAGCCGCCGGTTTGGAAAGGATCGACCGCGTCAAGGTTGTCAAAATCCACCCTGTAAGCGCCTTTCACCAGCAGAGGGGCGTCTTCCACAAAACTGCCTGAAACTTTGTCTTGATGCACGGTGGGAGACATTTGAGCAGGACGAGTTTCCCCTGGTGCGGCGGTGCATGAATCTCGTACCTCGTCTCCCGGGGCCGCCCCCTCTGTGACCACACTGCAGTCAGTGGAGAAGTCGACCAGTTCCAGAGTTGCTTGAGCCAGCTCAGGCCCGTCTACCACATCGGTAGGTTCAGTTTCCTTTTTCTGTGTCTCCTCAACAGGCGGGTGGCCGTGTGGCACGGTCCTCTCCGGGACCGGTGAATTTGGGATTTTGGAGCCGCCGGTTTGGAAAGGATTGATCGTGTCAAGGTTGTCaaaatcaaaagtgtaagcccCGTCGGACGTCAGAGGGGCGTCTTCCAAAAAGCTGCCGGGCTCTTTGTCTTGATGGACATTTGAGGACACTCTTTCGGGTTGTTTATCATCAGGTGTGGCGGTGCAGGAATCTTGTTCCTCAACGCGGTGGACCTTCGCCACTGTGACCACGCTGCTATCTCTGGAGCTGATGTCGGCCGAGACGTCAACCAGGGAGCTTTCCACAGACTGGGTGAATGGAAGGGTCTCGTCTAGCGCCGTTTCCATTTTGGCGGGCTCCTCCCAGTTGTTCTCTGGTTCCGGAGGGTTTTCGAGAAAGGGCCTCGCGGGAGAAAGCACCGTGGTTACCGAACTCAGAAATGGATTGATGGAGTCGAGGTTGTCGAAATCAAACTGATAACCTCCCTTGCTTTGTATCGGCATGTCATCATCAGGGTAAGATGACACCTCTGTAGGAAATCCAAGGAGATGATCACCAATGCAGCAAATTCAGAGATATTGATGGAAAATATTTGATCATAACTAATGTTGGATGAATTACCTTGTTTGGGCTCAGGCTGCTCAGTGGCCTCTTTTGGTAAAGTActattaaaaatggaaaaaaagcctTGGTTACCTAAACAGATCAGTCACTTATTGGACGCTTGTTGCAGTGTGAGAAATGTTACATACTTTATTTTATCAAAGTTTAAGGACTCCGTCCCTTTTGTGCGCTCGTCCACACTCGCCATCTTGAGCGACTTGCTGGGAGATACAATTCTCTTAGTCACAGGGTCTCTTCTTGGAGTCTGAAAAGCCACCTACACACAAGTAACTTAATCAGTACTATAAATGTTACAGcagaaaaaggtaaacaaatagCCAGCCTTGTCGCCATTGCCGTACCTAACACAAGCTAGCATAGTTTCCAAATGTACGCTTGAAACATGTCTGAAACTTGAGCTTTGTCAACTCAACCCATGTGTTTAGTTCGATTTAATTACCAACTGTTTAAAGTTGTGTAGAACTTTGCTGCAAATTGTTCAGGGAGGGTAAAAAcccaaatgtaataaaaatggaaaaaaggtgTTAAATGTTAGCAGGGTCAACAACAATAGTTGGGAGCCGTCCATCCTTCAGATTGACAAAGACTTTGTTTGGGGACACATACGCACATCATTTTTAGCCTACAGTCATTGTATTTGTGTCATAAATCAAGATGAGGACACAACAATCCACATGCAGAGCAGCCTCTGTACCTTTGTTCCCTTTGGCACCGTCTTGCTGGGCAGGTTCTCGGTCTGACGCAGGATGGAGGGTCTCCCAGTTGGCTGATCCAGGGCAAAAATGTCGTTAATTGAGCTGTTGTGCTTTCCTCCAGGACAGACCCCACGATTCTCATCATTGACGTCAACGGAACTCATTCTGTGAAAGCAGAGGGACGAACAAAGTTAGAAAGGCTGCAACGAGCAGACGACACACCAAGGGAGGCACCGCCCAGAAAGCTGCACCTAGTTGATAAGACACTTTTGGTTCTATGGGTTTACCGACCTGCGTAAAAAGGATCCACACAGAGAAAGGTGACAAAAAGGTTTAGAGCGGAATAAAGGGAAATATGACTTGACAATTAAACTGTGCTGGTGGATCATGGTTGGCACATGCAACAACAAACTGAATCCCTGAAAGTCACATGAAAGATTGAGTCAGTTGATATCCACTTGTGGCTGATAGATGTTGGTATAGGCAGAGTGTACCTGTTGTACCAATATGGAGTTGAAAAATTGACTACAGCTATGCCAAAATATTTGATCCAAAATGTTTTGCTATAACTTATTTGGTCCACCAGAGGGCGCTGACAGGTTAATTTTTCAACTATAAAAAGTAAAGTTCAGTAAATCAAATTCAAAACTAATTTCAGCCAATACACCATAACCTAATCGAACTGTAATAATATTGCATTATCAATTTAACTGATAAATCAGCGCCAATAAGTAGGCTATAGTGAGCTCTGTTCTATGAGACAATAGATCTGACATATCCTAGCAGGTTAAGCAAAGGATTAATAAGTTACATACAACAATTCCTTGGCTCCATTTAATGGGTACAGGGGCCTTGGGAGAGTAGTGTGCAGGAATGGTTAATGTTATCAGGCACCTAGTTATGCTTTTCGTTCAAACATGTCTGCTATGAAAAAGATCTATTAAACAGATTGGGGAAAACGTCCTCAAACCATCGTAACACTGACTAGGAGTCTCACTTTGTTTGCTTTAATAAACGTCACATGATGACGGATTTTGTTGGTTTTGATGTCCATACGTGGAGAGTTTGAGTAGCGATAACACAAACGTCTTTGAAATCTTGCTCCCAAATATTTCACATGTTGACAGATGGGTGAGGCATCGATGTGTGCTCACAATGGACAAAGACTTCTAAATTCGCGGAAGGCCAGTAACTGGTTGAATCACGAGAGAGTACGGCTCACGTCAGTGAATCATGTGTCTAAATGATGTCTGCGTGGAGGAAC
Protein-coding sequences here:
- the LOC119227789 gene encoding transforming acidic coiled-coil-containing protein 3-like, whose translation is MSSVDVNDENRGVCPGGKHNSSINDIFALDQPTGRPSILRQTENLPSKTVPKGTKVAFQTPRRDPVTKRIVSPSKSLKMASVDERTKGTESLNFDKINTLPKEATEQPEPKQEVSSYPDDDMPIQSKGGYQFDFDNLDSINPFLSSVTTVLSPARPFLENPPEPENNWEEPAKMETALDETLPFTQSVESSLVDVSADISSRDSSVVTVAKVHRVEEQDSCTATPDDKQPERVSSNVHQDKEPGSFLEDAPLTSDGAYTFDFDNLDTINPFQTGGSKIPNSPVPERTVPHGHPPVEETQKKETEPTDVVDGPELAQATLELVDFSTDCSVVTEGAAPGDEVRDSCTAAPGETRPAQMSPTVHQDKVSGSFVEDAPLLVKGAYRVDFDNLDAVDPFQTGGSKIPNSPVPERTVPHGHPPVEETQKKETEPTDVVDGPELAQATLELVDFSTDGSVVTEGTAPGDEVRDSCTTAPGETRPAQTSPTVRQDKDSPLLVKGAYAVDFDNLDAVDPFQTGGSKIPNSPVLERKVPNAHPPVETQKKEAEPTVAEAPALPQAAPQPIDFPSDGSAVVEGTAPADEVRGVCTATPEEREPAKMSPAVHQDKASGSFVEEAPLPAKGAYTVDFDNLDAVDPFHTGRSKIQNSPVRTAPGVSPHDEEAQIKQNQPTGVVIPGVTQEGPILPVKEPAVAPPADAPIKEGAVKLEFNFDDGREVKRRPPPKKFGKRPAGVKPVEGKPACDAKPPKGSPARPDAAGVPVPTASYSFDFDKLDEPNYNPFGTKASVNDSSMCGKKSGPVLMEASIPEQADRPVQKDAVSSACAAESVQPERAGRQTAEYADTKTPSQQDSGFLLEAERPSQSLPGVELCQPEQKSHTAMSEFNNEFVPGNLFMANDLDGQIDYLEQFGSSNFKESALRKQSLYLKFDPLMRESPKKAAGPVAHGDVSRPVAFVSRLETPQVAEKPASGQQKDDFKLFDAPATFPQPVNTEEAIIEVLKYSQKDMDAAIARVLAEGKEKEEQWSEKYNKKLHDVQEMRKIIAEFELVMARMQTDHEKEKDLAQVKLDEALLEKEQVSSDLNAMERSFSDLFKRLEKYKGVVEGYKKNEEILKACAQDYLTRIKKEEHRYHTLKAHAEEKISLANEEIAEVRSKNKAEVSALQAQLRREQLKAQSLEKSLDQKVKEAEELTKLCDELITKVQKG